TGTATCTCAGAGATTCGAATCGTAAGTCAAACGATATAATTATGAAAACCTTCTCAGACAAACCTTATAATACTACGTACAGAGCCTTTCAAAGTCGACTTGATTTCAGATGCTAAATGCCAAGAGAGAGTTTTTGCAGCTGTAGCACCTAACAAAGTATGCAATAAGGCAAGTTAACCTGCGATTATGTATTATTCCACAGCTGCATGTAAACAACAATGATAAAATGCAGAGCATATCAATCACCTGCATGATAAAGACGGGCTCTTGCTAGTGCAGGTTGCCTAGGATCAGTCTGTATATGTGGGTTAAAGTGCACCTTCTTGTTCACAGAATCTGGCTCAGGTAAAAGCCAAATAAAATTAACaggaaaaattaaaagaaatagaaaCTTAGCAAATATAGTCATTCCACAATACAATCCTTAGTCTTACTTGGCAAGATATAATGTTTGTGATGCCTTGGGATGATAGCTAATAACTGCTGCTGCCTAAGACCTTCTTTTTCCGTATATATTTGGCATGTAAGCAGTTGCTACAGAGAAAACGCATTTCTGAGTCTCGATAAAATGTTCGTGATCAATAAATATTCTCTGACCTACCTGATTTAGACAAGTAACTTTCAGCTCCATTGATGAGATGTCTGACGTCTGTTGTTCCAGGATATCACCCAGCTTGTAAGCAACAGTACCAATGTGGTCGATTGCATTCACTAGAGCTCGTACAGCATAATCCTTAAGATTGTCCAACACCCTAATGCAGAACAATACTAATTATAAGCTAAAACATTCATGACAAATAGAAAACAGACCCAGTAACAGCTTTTATAGAAAAATTCTCAATTCTTGATTGCGAACCAAAGCAACTCATACCGAACACCAAAAAATTAGCACTCCATTCTTTAAAATCATCAGAAATTATGGATTGAGATAGGTATGCTGGATTTGAAATGAATGGATTAAGCTCCTGATCCATTATCAAATCCTTCAAGCCAAACACAAACCTCATATAAGATGGCAATGGACTCACATTTGTTTTTCCGCGCTGTGAAGGTAAGACTTCTCACAGTATTCTGCAGCAGAGTATAGTTGGGGCCTGAGGTTCTTGAGATCCTGCATTGGTCAAACAACAACAATTAAATCCATTAAAATTAGTAAAGCCatgagcaagtgaatcaagcATAGAGCACATTCATACAGACTACAGAGAACAATGCCTCAATAGTTCATTTCGGAGCTCAATTCTCTATCATCCAATCAATCAAGAAGAAATTTCAAACAATGCATCTATACTTTTCAATGTTTAAGAACATGtatcattacaatttacaaagcACACCATATATATGCCTACTTATTgctaatttttataaaaacaaacaaaagtaCTAAAGCTAAAATCAAAGTTCAAACAAATGAAACAGTATATTTAATTTCTCCAGCTTAATTTCAGGATTCAATCCGGATTATACATCTCATCCTATTTTTCTTCAGCTTCTCCGCTACCAAAAGGTAAAAGGATCCAAAACAAAACGAAAAAAAACCGCAAAAAACGGAAGTCAACCAGAAATCACCAAGCAAAAAACGCAAACCAGTTGATCTCAGATCTGAGCTTACAATCTCGAACCGAATCTCAGAAACAAACAAAACCTCACCTGTAATGCAGTAACAAAGCTCTTACTTCTCTCCATGGACACCGCGTCGAACCTGA
This genomic interval from Salvia splendens isolate huo1 chromosome 13, SspV2, whole genome shotgun sequence contains the following:
- the LOC121761260 gene encoding protein ABIL1-like, which translates into the protein MEAETARAENRSLRFDAVSMERSKSFVTALQDLKNLRPQLYSAAEYCEKSYLHSAEKQMVLDNLKDYAVRALVNAIDHIGTVAYKLGDILEQQTSDISSMELKVTCLNQQLLTCQIYTEKEGLRQQQLLAIIPRHHKHYILPNSVNKKVHFNPHIQTDPRQPALARARLYHAGATAAKTLSWHLASEIKSTLKGSVRSIISNENSQTYGRTSGAPSMSDIEENARMKSTPASSAAMQKLGVVQQDAFEGSKPLTPFRSFDNLTQREIVRPPVRSRSVLSAFFVKQKTPKLRTGA